The stretch of DNA CTTTCACAACCAAAACTGGCTTTACGGTTCCCCCAGGCTGCTGTGGCCCTAGAGGTATTCTACCAGGAACAGCAATTTGTACCGTTACCTTTATCATATTTTCATCTGGAATCGGAAATTTTTTTCCTAAATGAGAAACATCATCTTCCTTCTTTCGCTCTTCCTCGCTCGCTTTATCAATTCCAATAGCCAATACCGTTGCTCTTTGTTCAATCTCTTTACTATCCCAACATCCTGATAGGATAGGAATGAGAATAAAAAACACGATTATTATTTTTATATCACGATGATTTTGCCACATTTTTTTTCCTCCTCCAACTCCTGAGGAAATCAATCATTAGAAGGGTTGCTGGATACATGACCGTAATCATCAAGCCTGCTCTTCCGATATATTGGATGATCTCATACATATGTAAAACGTTTTGCGGCAACATTGCCAAAAAAAACACAAACGGCAGAATAAAATAGCTGAGCATTTTATGGTCCTTTAGTCTGAATAGCTCTTTAATAGAATGAATGGTAAAGTAGTAACTTGAAAATAAAGTAGTAAATACAGCCAAAACCCAAACTGCTAAAAAGATAATATCTAATCTTTGCAGTATGTTACCAGGTACAGCAGTTGTCCTAGCCAGTTCTAAAGTTGGCCAAAAGATTTGTTTAATTTCTTCTGGTCCAAATATAGCCACTGTTGCGATAACAATTAATAGGTATAAACCACCTGAAATCAAAATACCCCAAAAACTAGCTTGCAATGCTTTCTTTGGCGATTTCATGGAGGGGATAATCATTGTGATAATAAATGACCCCTGAAATAACGCTGAAATCGTAAGTATGCCAGCAGCCATATCTTGAAGATCATTCCCTAAAAATATTGGACGCAAATATAAGAGATTGGCATTCTTTAATGAGAATGCAACCACAATCAATACAGGCGCCAATATCATGGGGACATAAAAATTGTGGATATAAGAAAAAACATTGATATTATTCCTACAGCTAATAGACGCCAGTAAAAGCATAACAACAACAGTAACCTCAAGAGGTGTTTCTCTTAAAACAGCCGTTACGACTACAGCACCAAATTCCCGTGCTGCCAGGCTGGTTAAAATTAAAAAGAAGAAGATCACAAATAAGCTAAAAATCTTTCCCAGCCATTTACCGATAATATCTTGGCTGTACGTAATAATTGTTTTTTGAGGGTGTCGCATCCCTAGGTAGGTAAGAATAAATAAACCAATTGCAGCCAAAAAAATGCCGATTAAGGTTACAAATGGTGCACTTGTTTCACCCGCCCTAACTGCAAATAACGGTAAAGGAAGCACGCCTACCCCAATAATGGTACTAATTAATACGGTTGTTGCTTGAAGTGTTGTGATCTCCTTTGGATCCCCCATTTGATGTATCCTCCCGCTGATCATTTCCAACTTTATTGTGTTCTAAAATTTTATTATCATTTTGACTCAATCGATTTTGATTGGCTGGTTGAAGAAATCCAGGTCTTTTTGGCATCCACCATAAAGGACTACGGATAACAACATCCTTCATTCCCTGGTAGTTTTCCGGAGATACTGGTGCCATGTACGGTACACCAAAGGATTTTAATGATAGCATGTGATTAAAGATAAAGATGACCCCGACCATAACGCCGTATAGTCCAAAAATCCCAGATAATATCATAATTGGAAATCGCAGCATTCGTAGTGCGAAAGCAGCTGTATAGGTAGGTGTTGCAAAAGAGCCAATCGTGGTTAAGGCAATAACGACAACGGTGATTGGGCTAGATAAACCCGCTTCAACAGCAGCCTGTCCAATAACCAGCACACCAACAATTGATAAAGCGCCACCTACTTGTTTTGGAAGCCGAACGGTGGCTTCTCGTAATATCTCCATCGCAACTTCAATAATCAAGACTTCGATAACAGCGGGATAAGGAACCCCTGAACGTCCACCAGCAACAGCTACTGCAAATTCAGTCGGCAACAGCTCTGGATTAAAGGAAATCAAAGAAACATAAAGGGACGGAAAGATAAGTGAAAAGACTAGTGCCAACACACGTGCAATCCTTACGAAACTCCCCATTAGGAATCTTGAAGAATAGTCCTCTGTTGTTTGGTAGAATTGGTTAAACACAACTGGAACCATCAAAGAAAATGGAGAACCATCGACAAGAATTGCTACCCTGCCCTCAACTAAATTGGCTACTGTTTTATCCGGTCTTTCTGTCGTTTGGGTCTGTGGAAAGGGTGAAAACGGATTGTCTTCAATAAATTGTTCTAGATATCCCACATCAAGGATGGCGTCGATATCAATCTCTGATAACCTTTTTTCTACCTCTTTTATTACCGTCTCATTCGCTATCCCTTTCAGATAACAAATTGCCACGGTTGATTTGGTTAAGCGTCCGATTTTCATTGTTTTCACCTGGAAGTCTGGAGTCGGCAGACGATATCTAAGCAAGGAAATATTCGTAGAGATATTTTCGATAAAACCCTCCCGTGGTCCTAAAATAACCTGCTCGGTTTCCGGTTGGGCAATCGATCTCTTTTCTACCTTGCGTGTTCCTATATGAATAGCTTCCTTGATTCCATTAATGAAAATGACGGTTTCCCCGCGTAACATCAACTCAATTAATTGGTCAATACTATCCCCTACCTTAGCCTGACTATGGTAAAGAGTTTCAGTTATGATGAGGTTGATTAATTCGCTCAGAGGTTTTTCCCTTCCCATTAAATGCTCAGGTTCATACATTAGTGGCCTTAAAATATCCTGATTGATTACATCCTGGTTCACTAAACTTGAAAGGTATACGCTAGCAGCGGGGAATTTCCCAAAAATTTTAAAATGTTTTATTTGTAAATCATCATTATTGCCAAGGATTTCTTTAACTTTCTTCTCTGTCTCCACTAATGAGCTAGAAGTTGGTGGTGTGTCTCCCTTTTTCTCTACCAGCTTACTCGGGGTTAACAATTGAGGTTTTCTAAAGTTTCGTTTCTTCGATCGAAATAAGGACACACAACCACCTCCTACTTAATAATTTTTACCAATTCACCAATATTATTCCTCCTCTGCCTTCCCAAAACAGAAATTAAAAAACAGAAATCCCCTAGGACTTCTGCATTATTTCAATCTTACAAAAAATGCAAGAATGAGTATAACTAATCCGACTAGTGAGATGCCAAAAGCGCCCATTTTATTTCTATCTTTTAATAGAAAATAGGCATGAAGAAAACTATAGACACCTCCAAAGAGGACAACTGCCCAAAATATCATCCTCATTAATCCTTCACCTTCCATTTCTGATTCCTTTAGCTGCTTTCCGAATCCGATAATATCGACTTGAACATCGATGGCTATGTTGACAAATGGGTAATTTTTATTTGTCCAATCCCAGTCTTCGTATTCTTTTGTGGTACTGAATAAGGGACGGACTGCTAACGACCAACCATCCCAAATATCCCAAAAACGCTGGCAGCAAGAAGAAACCCAAATCTAGCAATTCTAATGGCATAATTTAGATTAACATCACTTATCGAGAAGGAAGACAAACCTGTGAGAGCAACGACGATTACTACAATGGGACTGACGACATTGGCTTCAACTGCAGCCTGCCCAAGTATCAATGCTCCCACAATACCAATCGTTGGTCCGATTGGGGTGGGTACGCGTATCCCTGCTTCTCGAATTAATTCAAAGGCAAGTTCCATCATCAAGAGTTCAAGAATAGCCGGAAATGGCACCATCTCTTTTGCACCTGCAATGGCTAATAATAAATTTGGCGGCAGCATTTCAATGTGATAATTGGTAATCGCGATATAGATGGATGGTGTGAACAATGTAATAAACATGGCTGTCATGCGGAGGAAACGTGTAAAGTTTCCATACATAAACCGTAAATAATGATCATCCGCAGAATGATAAAAAGCCCAAAAAGTCGCTGGCGCAACAACAGCAAATGGAGAATTGTTCATGACCACGATGACATGACCATCCTCGATAAAAGAAGCCGCTCTATCCGGTCTTTCGGTCAGTAATATGGTTGGAAAAAGACTAGCCTTCTTGTCTTCAATATGTTGGATGAGAAGGCTGAGATTTTGAACCGCATCCCTCTGAACAGCCCCAATCCTCGCTTTTACTTCATTTAGAACCCTATCCCCAGCTAACTTTTTGTTATAAATAATAAACACTTCATTATTTGAACGCTCACCAATTACCATTTTCTCAACTGTAAAATCCTCTGATCGAATTTTTTTATGAATGAGAGAAATATTTATATCTGCTCTTTCTACGAAAGCTTCCTTCGGACCAAATAATGTCGTTTCGTTTTGTGGTTTTTCTACACTTCTTCCGGCCGCCGTACTCGTGTTGATCACATGGCAGCGAGGCTCATGGTCAATAATTAGTAAAGTATTTCCTGTGTTTAATTCTTTTATCGCTTTGCTTAAACTTTTCTCTTCATTGATGGCACTGGCACTTATTATAAGGGGCACTTCTTTGGCAGTTCTATCTCTGTTTGTGAGCAATGGTTTTATGATATGTTCATCGACCATTTTCACATCGGTCAATGATGGAATATAAAAAATAACCCCTTCTTTTCCCATCATGGGAATGTTAATCTTGCGCACTTGAAAATCAATGTTTTGTGGAAAAGGATAGAGCTTCTTAATAAGTTCCTCATCTCTTGATAAATCCACAGAAAAAGAAGTTTCTTGATTCGACGTTTCATTATCAATAATTTCCTTACTAGTTTCCATTTTGAATCGGTTATTCTTTTTAAAAAAATGACTTTTCATATAGGTTCTCCTCCTAGGAGGGCTACTTGAACGATTTGGTATTTAGTTATGGTTTAGCAAATTAGATTAAATATCCTTTTTTTGAGGATATTCCCTTCACTCATTCTTAAAATAAGGCTAAAGACTTAGGGAGAGTTACAACCCGGGTTCGTTATGTTGAGTTTGTTTTAGAGATAGACTGTAAATATAGTAAACACATGATTTTAAGGGAGAGAATAATTTGAAAAGTAATGAAGTTTCAACTAGATTCAAAGTTAGCGGTGTAAGCTTTGCATTGCTGTCGATTTTATTTTTAATTTGTATACTTGTTCAAGTATTTTTTGCAGGGTTAGCCATTTTTGTAAATCCTGCAAATTGGACAAAACATACAGGATTTATCCATTTATTCGAATTTATCCCTGTTCTAATGTTCATTATTGCGTTTGTTGGTAAATTACCGCGCTGGGTAATCGGACATAGTGCAGCATTATTTGGTGTTATTTTCGTTATGTATTTTACTGCAAACATAACTCCTGTCCTCCCTTGGGCCGCAGCCCTCCATCCAGTAATGGCTTTCGTTTTGTTCTGGATGTCAGTCAAGTCTGTCCCAAAGGTATGGGAAATGACATTTAAGAGAAAGCAACGTGAAGGGGTTGCTGCAGAATGAGAGTACTTTTACTATTTTTTACTGGTTTTGTTTTAGGATTGCTTCTTACTGAAGTAATAAATATATTTGGCTTTTTGTTGTATGATCAGACCATTGGAATAAAGTTTTTTCCAATAATAATGGGAATTGTCTTAGCAGGAATTGATCTGCTTCTTCGCAGGAAATCAAAACTTCCAAATTATAAGAGCAGCCTCCATTAAGGAAGCTGCTCTCATTGTGTTATTTTTTACAAGGGTTAGTTCTATTTATGTTTTTTTATTTTAGTTTACATAATATATTTATGTGTTCCTTTAAACCTTCTAGATAAGTTTCACTTAAAAAATGGGTGCCACCACGCAAAATTTCTTCAGCATAATGTTCAGGTGGTGCTGTTTCTGCTCCCTTTTGAACCACGACAAAGGTTAATACATCTTTATATAGTGTTCCATTAATCGAAAGATCTACGAAAGCAGGACGGTACAGACGTGAACCTACCCCTTCTCGCCTATAAAGATAAGACACACAATCTGCAGGAATCTCATACACCTTCCCTTCCACCATCCCCCCTTCTTCCACAATATCAGCACGACCACCATCGTGCATATGAACAGAAAAACGTAATGTGTAGCCTTGCAAGATACCGGTGCCTGTCACCTTTTGAAAATAATGATCAACCTTCGCGAGTTTAAAGCGCGCATCATCCATGCAGCTTCCATACGCAAAATATAGGATTGAGTCTTTATTGCGGAGGCGATACTCCTTCCAATCACCACTTTTGATGGGAGTATTTAACATATGCTGGTTCTTTTCTGCTATGGTGTAAATATAAGCTTGTGTTTCACCTTTATCATGTATGATAAGTTGTTTCACACGATCATATAAATTATCACTACCATCCATACTATATCCTTCCAACTCGTCCAATCTACTAAGCTGTTTATCCGATACTAAATATAGCTCTCCATACACCACATTCGCTCTTGACTCCTGTAATGCTGGATACCCCAAACCAGTATCATACAACTTACCATTCGTCCAAGCCTGCTTAGCAACAAGCTTCCCACCTTCCAACAAATAATGATTGCGTTCATGCCTCCGAAGCGTCCCATAAACAAAAACAAAATGCCTCTCCACTCAAACCCCTTCTTTCTATTAATGATATAAACATAATCTCAAATTATCGATGACAACACTGTCATCAAATCGGTGCTAATTCGGTGCCTGTCACCAGCCGTGGACACTGTCCACCTCAGGCGGACAGTTTATAGTTCAGAAAAGTCCTCATCACCGGAAGGGTAATGAGGACTTTTCTGTCGGTTACTGTTGGGTTGTTTTTTTATAATGCGTTTAATTTCTGTGTGTCTATGAATTTATATTTTTGAATGTAGAGGAGTCTCCAGGATAAGGCGATTCCTGCAGCTAACAAGCCTACGGTTAGTCCTAGCCAATAGCCTGTTGCTCCTAAATC from Neobacillus sp. CF12 encodes:
- a CDS encoding gamma-glutamylcyclotransferase family protein, with protein sequence MERHFVFVYGTLRRHERNHYLLEGGKLVAKQAWTNGKLYDTGLGYPALQESRANVVYGELYLVSDKQLSRLDELEGYSMDGSDNLYDRVKQLIIHDKGETQAYIYTIAEKNQHMLNTPIKSGDWKEYRLRNKDSILYFAYGSCMDDARFKLAKVDHYFQKVTGTGILQGYTLRFSVHMHDGGRADIVEEGGMVEGKVYEIPADCVSYLYRREGVGSRLYRPAFVDLSINGTLYKDVLTFVVVQKGAETAPPEHYAEEILRGGTHFLSETYLEGLKEHINILCKLK
- a CDS encoding DUF6220 domain-containing protein, with the protein product MKSNEVSTRFKVSGVSFALLSILFLICILVQVFFAGLAIFVNPANWTKHTGFIHLFEFIPVLMFIIAFVGKLPRWVIGHSAALFGVIFVMYFTANITPVLPWAAALHPVMAFVLFWMSVKSVPKVWEMTFKRKQREGVAAE
- a CDS encoding endospore germination permease, translated to MGDPKEITTLQATTVLISTIIGVGVLPLPLFAVRAGETSAPFVTLIGIFLAAIGLFILTYLGMRHPQKTIITYSQDIIGKWLGKIFSLFVIFFFLILTSLAAREFGAVVVTAVLRETPLEVTVVVMLLLASISCRNNINVFSYIHNFYVPMILAPVLIVVAFSLKNANLLYLRPIFLGNDLQDMAAGILTISALFQGSFIITMIIPSMKSPKKALQASFWGILISGGLYLLIVIATVAIFGPEEIKQIFWPTLELARTTAVPGNILQRLDIIFLAVWVLAVFTTLFSSYYFTIHSIKELFRLKDHKMLSYFILPFVFFLAMLPQNVLHMYEIIQYIGRAGLMITVMYPATLLMIDFLRSWRRKKNVAKSS
- a CDS encoding DUF5957 family protein produces the protein MRVLLLFFTGFVLGLLLTEVINIFGFLLYDQTIGIKFFPIIMGIVLAGIDLLLRRKSKLPNYKSSLH
- a CDS encoding spore germination protein translates to MVEKKGDTPPTSSSLVETEKKVKEILGNNDDLQIKHFKIFGKFPAASVYLSSLVNQDVINQDILRPLMYEPEHLMGREKPLSELINLIITETLYHSQAKVGDSIDQLIELMLRGETVIFINGIKEAIHIGTRKVEKRSIAQPETEQVILGPREGFIENISTNISLLRYRLPTPDFQVKTMKIGRLTKSTVAICYLKGIANETVIKEVEKRLSEIDIDAILDVGYLEQFIEDNPFSPFPQTQTTERPDKTVANLVEGRVAILVDGSPFSLMVPVVFNQFYQTTEDYSSRFLMGSFVRIARVLALVFSLIFPSLYVSLISFNPELLPTEFAVAVAGGRSGVPYPAVIEVLIIEVAMEILREATVRLPKQVGGALSIVGVLVIGQAAVEAGLSSPITVVVIALTTIGSFATPTYTAAFALRMLRFPIMILSGIFGLYGVMVGVIFIFNHMLSLKSFGVPYMAPVSPENYQGMKDVVIRSPLWWMPKRPGFLQPANQNRLSQNDNKILEHNKVGNDQREDTSNGGSKGDHNTSSNNRIN
- a CDS encoding spore germination protein, which gives rise to MKSHFFKKNNRFKMETSKEIIDNETSNQETSFSVDLSRDEELIKKLYPFPQNIDFQVRKINIPMMGKEGVIFYIPSLTDVKMVDEHIIKPLLTNRDRTAKEVPLIISASAINEEKSLSKAIKELNTGNTLLIIDHEPRCHVINTSTAAGRSVEKPQNETTLFGPKEAFVERADINISLIHKKIRSEDFTVEKMVIGERSNNEVFIIYNKKLAGDRVLNEVKARIGAVQRDAVQNLSLLIQHIEDKKASLFPTILLTERPDRAASFIEDGHVIVVMNNSPFAVVAPATFWAFYHSADDHYLRFMYGNFTRFLRMTAMFITLFTPSIYIAITNYHIEMLPPNLLLAIAGAKEMVPFPAILELLMMELAFELIREAGIRVPTPIGPTIGIVGALILGQAAVEANVVSPIVVIVVALTGLSSFSISDVNLNYAIRIARFGFLLAASVFGIFGMVGR